A window of the Dictyostelium discoideum AX4 chromosome 4 chromosome, whole genome shotgun sequence genome harbors these coding sequences:
- the purA gene encoding adenylosuccinate synthetase has translation MASIIIGSQWGDEGKGKLVDILSQQFDVVARCQGGANAGHTIVVDGKKIALHLIPSGILNEKASCILGNGMVIHLPTFFKEVQGLQDKGINYKGRLFVSDRAHLVFDLHQMIDAMKEAELSNGTSNDSIGTTKRGIGPCYSSKASRGGLRVCDLYSPEHFRKTFTRLVENKHKRFGSFEYDVEAELKRYQEFAEMLKPFVIDSVYYLNQAFKDGKKVLIEGAQSTMLDLDFGCYPYVTSSASSVGGACTGLGISPNKVVTQIGVVKAYTTKVGSGPFPTEQNDHVGDSLRKAGSEFGTTTGRPRRIGWLDAVVLRYTSMINDFTRLNLTKLDVLSDFEEIKIGVDYKYKGETIKSFPASLETLAQCEVVYESFPGWKCDLSHVTEYDQLPIQAKNYIKRIEELVGVPIVYIGVGVERKNLIERKELI, from the exons ATGgctagtattattattggttcaCAATGGGGTGATGAAGGTAAAGGTAAATTAGTTGATATCCTTTCTCAACAATTCGATGTTGTAGCAAGATGTCAAGGTGGTGCTAATGCAGGTCATACAATTGTTGTCGATGGTAAAAAGATTGCCCTCCATTTAATTCCATCAggtattttaaatgaaaaagcaTCCTGTATCTTGGGTAATGGTATGGTAATTCATTTACCAACCTTTTTCAAAGAAGTTCAAGGTCTTCAAGATAAAGGTATCAATTACAAAGGTCGTCTTTTTGTTTCCGATCGTGCTCATTTAGTATTTGATTTACATCAAATGATTGATGCAATGAAAGAAGCTGAACTTTCAAATGGTActtcaaatgattcaattggtACCACTAAAAGAGGTATTGGCCCTTGTTATTCTTCAAAAGCATCAAg agGTGGTTTAAGAGTTTGTGATTTATATTCACCAGAACATTTTAGAAAAACATTTACAAGATTAGTTGAAAATAAACATAAAAGATTTGGATCATTTGAATATGATGTTGAAGCTGAATTAAAGAGATACCAAGAGTTTGCAGAAATGTTGAAACcatttgtaattgattccgtttactatttaaatcaaGCATTCAAAGATGGTAAGAAAGTATTGATTGAAGGTGCTCAATCAACCATGTTGGATTTAGATTTCGGTTGTTATCCATACGTTACATCATCAGCATCATCAGTTGGTGGAGCTTGTACTGGTTTAGGTATTTCACCAAATAAGGTTGTCACTCAAATTGGTGTTGTCAAAGCATACACTACCAAGGTTGGTTCAGGTCCATTCCCAACCGAACAAAATGATCACGTAGGTGATTCATTACGTAAAGCCGGTAGTGAATTTGGTACAACCACTGGTAGACCAAGAAGAATCGGTTGGTTAGATGCTGTCGTTTTGCGTTACACCAGTATGATCAATGATTTCACTCGTTTAAATCTCACCAAATTAGATGTCCTCTCTGACTTTGAAGAGATTAAAATCGGTGTTGACTATAAATATAAAGGCGAAACTATCAAATCTTTCCCAGCCTCTTTAGAAACACTCGCCCAATGTGAAGTTGTCTATGAATCTTTCCCAGGTTGGAAATGTGATCTCTCTCATGTTACCGAATATGATCAACTCCCAATTCAAGCTAAAAACTATATCAAACGTATCGAAGAATTAGTTGGTGTACCAATCGTTTacattggtgttggtgttgaaagaaagaatttaattgaaagaaaagaattaatttaa